Sequence from the Acidobacteriota bacterium genome:
CACTGCGGTTCAAACTCAAAACCCGAGGCGTGGCCGGGCATTCGGCCTACCCGGAACGTGGCGAGTCTGCGATTCATAAACTGCTTGATATACTGCAAACGCTTCGTCAGACAGACTGGCCGACCTGTTCGCGATTGGGAGCCACGACATTGAATATTGGCGAACTCCAGGGGGGCGTGGCGCCAAATGTGATTGCTCCACAGGCCGAAGCACATTTGATCTTTCGAGTTGTGACCAGTATTGCCCATCTGAAACAACACCTTGAATCGGTAGTTGGTCAACAGGCAGCCATTGAATATCTCTTTGAATGCGAACCAGTCATCATTGAAGTGATTGAAGGCTTTCCGACTTCGATTGCGGCATTTACCACTGACATTCCGCTTTTGACCAACTGGGGGAAACCACTGTTGTTTGGCCCTGGCTCAATTCACGATGCCCACACCGCCACCGAACGCATTCGAAAAAGCGAATTGCTGGCCGCTCCGGCCCGATATGTTGAACTGGTGAAGAAATTGATTCCTGAGGTAGTTGC
This genomic interval carries:
- a CDS encoding M20/M25/M40 family metallo-hydrolase; translation: MLDVLELTRTLIEIPSVSGDERQVAEYTATLLDRLGFQVILQEAEFDRPNIYAWLGEPAVVMSTHTDTVPPFFGWSEDEEFVYGRGACDAKGIMAAMIVAAQQLQAQGIKGFGLLFVVGEEHGSIGARRANDIPNVSRFLINGEPTESTLATGSKGALRFKLKTRGVAGHSAYPERGESAIHKLLDILQTLRQTDWPTCSRLGATTLNIGELQGGVAPNVIAPQAEAHLIFRVVTSIAHLKQHLESVVGQQAAIEYLFECEPVIIEVIEGFPTSIAAFTTDIPLLTNWGKPLLFGPGSIHDAHTATERIRKSELLAAPARYVELVKKLIPEVVAWSQNKTECKPEFVQFD